In Acanthochromis polyacanthus isolate Apoly-LR-REF ecotype Palm Island chromosome 18, KAUST_Apoly_ChrSc, whole genome shotgun sequence, the following proteins share a genomic window:
- the LOC127530881 gene encoding zinc finger protein OZF-like isoform X1: MDSSQKKCKHSNGVRCGTSEEDKDGSATTAKRDESLSCEQCGKTFITATKLRIHKRIHTVDKPFSCDQCGKAFTLKCNLATHQLIHSGGKPFSCDQCGKAFTQKWSLKRHQLIHSGVKTFSCDQCGKAFNQKSHLANHQLIHSGVKLFSCDQCEKSFTHKRALKRHQLMHSEVKPFSCDQCGKAFTLKSQLKSHQLMHSEVKPFSCDQCGKAFTLKSQLKSHQLMHSEVKPFSCDQCGKAFTLKSQLKSHQLMHSEVKPFSCDQCGKAFTLKSQLKSHQLMHSGVKPFSCDQCGKAFTLKSQLKSHQLIHSGVKPFSCDQCGKAFTLKSYLKSHQLIHSGVKPFSCDQCVKTFTQHEQLLIHQCPHSGRKRYHCDSCDKTFKHQQSLKCHQRIHTGHDVWICDHCGKLFVQYSQLKAHEVTHTGVKPYICHQCGKRYSYNAKLKIHQRVHTGERPYRCDECKKTFTTLGSLKRHQQIHTRKKAFNQCHSEQNRTDGQHPQTCQHSSNGEQCCFDQSGPTSNQQGTLRRHQRMHTGHRLNPCQEDLSMQGSVKVLEVLHKLKVLEIQLHRIQV, translated from the exons atggattcttcacaaaaa aaatgtaaacacagcaatggagtgagatgtgggacctctgaggaggataaggatggttcagcaacaacggcaaaaagagatgaatcactgagttgtgagcaatgtggcaagacttttatcacagcaacaaagctaagaattcacaaacgtattcacactgtggacaaaccattcagctgtgatcagtgtggaaaagcttttactcTGAAGTGTAATCTAGCaacacatcaactcattcacagtggaggtaaaccattcagctgtgatcagtgtggaaaggcttttactcagaagtggagcttaaaaagacatcaactcattcacagtggagttaaaacattcagctgtgatcagtgtggaaaggcttttaatCAGAAGAGTCATCTGgcaaatcatcaactcattcacagtggagtgaaattgttcagctgtgatcagtgtgagaagTCTTTTACACACAAGCGTGcgttaaaaagacatcaactaatgcacagtgaagttaaaccattcagctgtgatcaatgtggaaaggcttttactctgaagagtcagttaaaaagtcatcaactcatgcacagtgaagttaaaccattcagctgtgatcaatgtggaaaggcttttactctgaagagtcagttaaaaagtcatcaactcatgcacagtgaagttaaaccattcagctgtgatcaatgtggaaaggcttttactctgaagagtcagttaaaaagtcatcaactcatgcacagtgaagttaaaccattcagctgtgatcaatgtggaaaggcttttactctgaagagtcagttaaaaagtcatcaactcatgcacagtggagttaaaccattcagctgtgatcaatgtggaaaggcttttactctgaagagtcagttaaaaagtcatcaactcattcacagtggagttaaaccattcagctgtgatcagtgtggaaaggcttttactctgaagagttacttaaaaagtcatcaactcattcacagtggagttaaaccattcagctgtgatcagtgtgtgaaaacctttactcaacatgaacagttgttgatccatcaatgcccccattctggtagaaagcggtaccactgtgactcctgtgataaaactttcaagcaccaacagagcttaaaatgtcaccaacgcatccacactggccATGATGTGTGgatatgtgatcactgtggcaaACTATTTGTACagtactcacagttaaaagctcatgaagtgacccacactggggttaaaccatacatttgtcaccagtgtgggaaacgctacagctacaatgcaaaactcaaaattcaccaacgtgtccacactggggagagaccatacagatgtgatgagtgtaagaagacttttacaactttgggttccctgaaacgacaccagcagatccacaccagaaagaaagcattcaatcagtgtcatagtgag cagaacagaacagatggacaacaccctcagacttgtcagcactcttccaatggtgaacagtgctgctttgaccagtctggaccaacgtccaaccaacaaggaaccctacgacgacaccagcgtatgcacactggacacagactgaacccctgccaagaagatttgtccatgcagggttcagtaaaagttcttgaagtcctccacaaacttaaagtccttgagatccagcttcacagaattcaggtctaa
- the LOC127530881 gene encoding zinc finger protein OZF-like isoform X2: MDSSQKKCKHSNGVRCGTSEEDKDGSATTAKRDESLSCEQCGKTFITATKLRIHKRIHTVDKPFSCDQCGKAFTLKCNLATHQLIHSGGKPFSCDQCGKAFTQKWSLKRHQLIHSGVKTFSCDQCGKAFNQKSHLANHQLIHSGVKLFSCDQCEKSFTHKRALKRHQLMHSEVKPFSCDQCGKAFTLKSQLKSHQLMHSEVKPFSCDQCGKAFTLKSQLKSHQLMHSEVKPFSCDQCGKAFTLKSQLKSHQLMHSEVKPFSCDQCGKAFTLKSQLKSHQLMHSGVKPFSCDQCGKAFTLKSQLKSHQLIHSGVKPFSCDQCGKAFTLKSYLKSHQLIHSGVKPFSCDQCVKTFTQHEQLLIHQCPHSGRKRYHCDSCDKTFKHQQSLKCHQRIHTGHDVWICDHCGKLFVQYSQLKAHEVTHTGVKPYICHQCGKRYSYNAKLKIHQRVHTGERPYRCDECKKTFTTLGSLKRHQQIHTRKKAFNQCHSENRTDGQHPQTCQHSSNGEQCCFDQSGPTSNQQGTLRRHQRMHTGHRLNPCQEDLSMQGSVKVLEVLHKLKVLEIQLHRIQV; this comes from the exons atggattcttcacaaaaa aaatgtaaacacagcaatggagtgagatgtgggacctctgaggaggataaggatggttcagcaacaacggcaaaaagagatgaatcactgagttgtgagcaatgtggcaagacttttatcacagcaacaaagctaagaattcacaaacgtattcacactgtggacaaaccattcagctgtgatcagtgtggaaaagcttttactcTGAAGTGTAATCTAGCaacacatcaactcattcacagtggaggtaaaccattcagctgtgatcagtgtggaaaggcttttactcagaagtggagcttaaaaagacatcaactcattcacagtggagttaaaacattcagctgtgatcagtgtggaaaggcttttaatCAGAAGAGTCATCTGgcaaatcatcaactcattcacagtggagtgaaattgttcagctgtgatcagtgtgagaagTCTTTTACACACAAGCGTGcgttaaaaagacatcaactaatgcacagtgaagttaaaccattcagctgtgatcaatgtggaaaggcttttactctgaagagtcagttaaaaagtcatcaactcatgcacagtgaagttaaaccattcagctgtgatcaatgtggaaaggcttttactctgaagagtcagttaaaaagtcatcaactcatgcacagtgaagttaaaccattcagctgtgatcaatgtggaaaggcttttactctgaagagtcagttaaaaagtcatcaactcatgcacagtgaagttaaaccattcagctgtgatcaatgtggaaaggcttttactctgaagagtcagttaaaaagtcatcaactcatgcacagtggagttaaaccattcagctgtgatcaatgtggaaaggcttttactctgaagagtcagttaaaaagtcatcaactcattcacagtggagttaaaccattcagctgtgatcagtgtggaaaggcttttactctgaagagttacttaaaaagtcatcaactcattcacagtggagttaaaccattcagctgtgatcagtgtgtgaaaacctttactcaacatgaacagttgttgatccatcaatgcccccattctggtagaaagcggtaccactgtgactcctgtgataaaactttcaagcaccaacagagcttaaaatgtcaccaacgcatccacactggccATGATGTGTGgatatgtgatcactgtggcaaACTATTTGTACagtactcacagttaaaagctcatgaagtgacccacactggggttaaaccatacatttgtcaccagtgtgggaaacgctacagctacaatgcaaaactcaaaattcaccaacgtgtccacactggggagagaccatacagatgtgatgagtgtaagaagacttttacaactttgggttccctgaaacgacaccagcagatccacaccagaaagaaagcattcaatcagtgtcatagtgag aacagaacagatggacaacaccctcagacttgtcagcactcttccaatggtgaacagtgctgctttgaccagtctggaccaacgtccaaccaacaaggaaccctacgacgacaccagcgtatgcacactggacacagactgaacccctgccaagaagatttgtccatgcagggttcagtaaaagttcttgaagtcctccacaaacttaaagtccttgagatccagcttcacagaattcaggtctaa